One Gossypium hirsutum isolate 1008001.06 chromosome A11, Gossypium_hirsutum_v2.1, whole genome shotgun sequence genomic window carries:
- the LOC107912133 gene encoding protein EMBRYO DEFECTIVE 514, whose amino-acid sequence MNPETQVPPSPIFNDSIDAGLAYNGGSKSKHQREEDGGESDEVSKKQKAETPVDDEIIEKNSVPSVSNRVRLGPKEFGSSVEMFDYFYNLLHYWATHLNLNKYEHMVLLELLKKGHEEPDKKIGKGIKGFQVRIHPVWKSKCFFVIKDDDTFDDFSFRKCVDHILPLPDEMKQPDTNKASNGSRGGKGSGRGRGKRR is encoded by the exons ATGAATCCCGAAACCCAAGTCCCGCCCTCCCCGATTTTCAATGACAGCATCGACGCTGGGTTGGCCTACAACGGCGGCTCAAAATCGAAGCACCAGAGAGAAGAAGACGGCGGAGAAAGCGACGAGGTATCCAAGAAACAGAAGGCGGAGACGCCCGTCGACGATGAAATCATCGAGAAAAACTCAGTGCCCTCAGTTTCGAATCGGGTCCGGCTTGGCCCGAAGGAATTCGGGTCGTCGGTGGAGATGTTtgattatttttacaatttgctTCATTATTGGGCTACTCATCTCAACCTTAATAAG TACGAACACATGGTACTGCTTGAATTGCTTAAAAAAGGTCACGAAGAGCCTGATAAGAAGATTGGTAAAGGGATCAAAGGTTTCCAAGTTCGAATCCATCCGGTGTGGAAAAGTAAATGTTTCTTTGTCATCAAGGACGACGATACCTTCGATGATTTTAGCTTTCGGAAGTGTGTCGATCATATACTTCCCCTGCCGGATGAGATGAAACAACCTGATACAAACAAGGCATCCAATGGCAGTCGTGGTGGAAAAGGCAGTGGTCGAGGCCGTGGAAAGAGGCGGTGA
- the LOC121202959 gene encoding malate dehydrogenase, chloroplastic: MAATSTATFLSFQSQGNALPQTRPSAVRFSPRYSLVSFSGLKEVTSVNCETESSFISKESSTTLRGSFALKARKANRASRYGLQLVASYKVAILGAAGGIGQPLALLIKMSPLVSALNLYDIANVKGVAADLSHCNTPSQVLDFTGASELGDCLKGANVVVIPAGVPRKPGMTRDDLFNINANIVMSLVEAVADNCPDAFIHIISNPVNSTVPIAAEVLKQKGVYNPKKLFGVTTLDVVRANTFVAQKKNLKLIDVDVPVIGGHAGITILPLLSKTKPTVSFTDEEVEQLTVRIQNAGTEVVEAKAGAGSATLSMAYAAARFVESSLRALDGDGDIYECSFVQSDLTDLPFFASRIKLGRNGVEALIPSDLIGLSEYEGKMLEALKPELKASIEKGIAFVQKQPVTA; encoded by the coding sequence ATGGCAGCAACATCAACAGCTACCTTCTTGTCGTTCCAAAGCCAGGGGAATGCACTTCCACAAACAAGGCCTTCGGCCGTAAGGTTTAGCCCCCGATATTCACTTGTGAGTTTCAGTGGCCTCAAGGAGGTGACATCTGTGAACTGTGAAACGGAATCCTCCTTCATCAGCAAGGAAAGCAGTACAACTCTTAGAGGCTCTTTTGCGCTGAAAGCACGGAAAGCAAACCGGGCGTCTCGTTATGGCTTACAGCTGGTGGCATCGTACAAGGTGGCTATACTTGGAGCTGCAGGAGGGATAGGTCAGCCATTGGCACTTCTAATCAAGATGTCTCCGCTAGTTTCGGCACTGAACCTCTACGATATAGCGAATGTGAAGGGAGTTGCTGCTGATCTCAGTCACTGCAATACTCCTTCTCAAGTTCTGGATTTCACCGGTGCTTCGGAATTAGGAGATTGTTTGAAAGGTGCAAATGTAGTGGTTATTCCTGCCGGAGTTCCCCGAAAGCCTGGTATGACTCGTGATGATCTCTTCAACATCAACGCCAACATTGTGATGAGCTTGGTTGAGGCTGTTGCTGATAACTGTCCCGATGCCTTCATTCATATTATTAGCAATCCAGTTAACTCCACGGTACCAATCGCTGCTGAAGTTCTGAAGCAGAAGGGTGTTTACAATCCGAAGAAGCTTTTTGGTGTGACCACATTGGATGTTGTTCGAGCTAACACATTTGTTGCTCAGAAGAAAAACCTCAAGCTCATCGATGTGGATGTTCCGGTCATAGGGGGACACGCTGGTATCACCATTTTACCGCTGCTGTCAAAGACGAAACCCACTGTTAGCTTTACTGATGAAGAAGTGGAGCAACTAACTGTCAGGATTCAAAATGCCGGGACAGAGGTTGTGGAGGCAAAAGCAGGTGCAGGGTCTGCCACCCTGTCCATGGCCTATGCAGCCGCGAGATTTGTCGAATCATCCCTTCGCGCTTTGGATGGAGATGGAGACATCTACGAGTGCTCTTTCGTACAATCCGATCTGACCGATCTTCCATTCTTTGCATCTAGGATCAAGCTCGGAAGGAATGGGGTTGAGGCTCTTATTCCATCTGACCTCATAGGGTTATCTGAGTACGAAGGTAAGATGTTGGAAGCTCTTAAGCCAGAATTAAAGGCCAGCATCGAGAAGGGAATTGCATTCGTGCAGAAGCAACCAGTTACCGCTTAA
- the LOC121209627 gene encoding GDSL esterase/lipase At1g74460, which yields MKLEIALSLLLVVLVGITIIQGCNGKAVQFIFGDSLSDNGNNNRLSMTLAKANLPYYGIDFGNGLPNGRFTNGRTVADIIGDSTGLPRPPAFLDPSVNEDVILENGVNYASGGGGVLNETGTYFIQRLSLWKQIELFHGTTELITKKLGKQASDKFFQEARYVVALGSNDFINNYLMPVYRDSWTYNDQTFVEYLMETLEKQLLVLHKLGARQLMVFGLGPMGCIPLQRVLSTTGKCQERANKLALSFNKAANNLLISLEPKLTNASFKFGDAYDVVDDVIRNPYKYGFTNADSPCCSLGRIRPALTCTPASTLCGDRTKYVFWDEYHPSDSANELIAKELIKKFGFPEVGSPSPAPESDIAPSPSND from the exons ATGAAGTTAGAGATAGCACTGAGTTTACTACTTGTGGTTCTTGTTGGAATCACCATTATTCAAGGTTGTAATGGCAAGGCCGTACAATTCATTTTCGGAGATTCCTTGTCCGACAACGGTAACAATAATCGCCTTTCGATGACATTGGCTAAGGCGAACTTGCCTTATTACGGCATTGATTTTGGCAATGGTCTGCCAAATGGAAGGTTCACTAATGGCCGAACCGTTGCTGATATAATAG GTGACAGCACAGGTCTCCCAAGGCCACCAGCTTTCTTGGATCCATCTGTAAATGAGGATGTTATATTGGAAAATGGGGTAAATTATGCCTCTGGGGGTGGTGGGGTTTTGAATGAAACAGGAACTTACTTT ATTCAAAGGTTGTCACTTTGGAAACAGATTGAACTATTTCATGGGACAACTGAATTGATAACAAAGAAACTTGGGAAACAAGCAAGCGATAAATTCTTTCAAGAAGCTCGTTATGTGGTTGCTTTAGGGAGCAATGATTTCATTAACAATTACTTAATGCCAGTTTACAGAGATTCTTGGACATACAATGATCAAACTTTTGTCGAATACTTGATGGAAACACTTGAAAAACAACTCCTG gtGTTGCACAAGTTAGGAGCAAGGCAGTTAATGGTGTTTGGTTTAGGACCAATGGGTTGCATACCACTACAAAGGGTCTTAAGTACGACAGGAAAGTGCCAAGAAAGAGCAAATAAGCTAGCTCTTAGTTTCAATAAAGCTGCAAACAACTTATTAATCAGTTTGGAACCTAAACTCACCAATGCTAGCTTCAAGTTTGGTGATGCTTATGATGTTGTAGATGATGTGATTCGTAATCCCTACAAATATG GATTTACTAATGCTGATTCGCCATGTTGTTCTTTGGGGAGGATTCGACCAGCGCTTACATGCACACCGGCATCAACATTGTGCGGAGATAGAACCAAATATGTATTTTGGGACGAGTACCATCCATCAGACAGTGCCAATGAACTTATTGCTAaagaacttataaaaaaatttggattTCCAGAAGTCGGTTCTCCTTCTCCAGCTCCAGAATCCGACATTGCTCCTTCTCCATCTAatgattaa
- the LOC107910913 gene encoding uncharacterized protein, with amino-acid sequence MKQPDTNKESNGSSGGKGSGRVRGKRRHCHVLRFKDVAKDAFSLNAALFLSLKKRKNISMVLICLYCFSDCKHHFNLQCFQSCTFGYSLLQNTVFLLFQIVTPYFSIQVVLVSQLLCWTGQFLGHGMFEKRAPALLDNLVQAFLMAPFFVLLEVLRSLFGYEPYPGFHMLVNAKIKAEIKEWQDKKQKKVS; translated from the exons ATGAAGCAACCTGATACAAACAAGGAATCCAATGGCAGTAGTGGTGGAAAAGGCAGTGGTCGAGTCCGGGGAAAGAGGCG ACACTGTCATGTATTGCGTTTTAAGGATGTTGCCAAAGATGCTTTTAGCTTGAATGCAGCTTTGTTTCTCTCATTGAAGAAACGTAAGAACATCTCAATGGTGCT AATTTGTCTATATTGCTTCTCGGATTGCAAACATCATTTTAACCTTCAATGTTTTCAGTCATGTACATTTGGTTATTCGCTTTTGCAAAACACGGTTTTCCTTCTATTTCAAATCGTGACTCCATACTTTTCCATTCAGGTTGTGCTGGTATCTCAATTGCTTTGTTGGACAGGACAGTTTCTTGGCCATGGAATGTTCGAG AAACGAGCACCCGCGTTGTTGGACAATCTTGTTCAAGCTTTTCTAATGGCTCCTTTCTTTGTTTTGCTCGAG GTTCTTCGATCATTATTCGGATACGAACCATATCCTGGTTTTCACATGCTTGTAAATGCAAAGATCAAAGCCGAAATCAAGGAGTGGCAGGACAAGAAACAGAAAAAGGTTTCTTAG